In Magnolia sinica isolate HGM2019 chromosome 12, MsV1, whole genome shotgun sequence, a single genomic region encodes these proteins:
- the LOC131220089 gene encoding alpha-terpineol synthase, chloroplastic-like translates to MANMLLFRCSPSSLAPLQPGLVLLRPPSGAKARRNLRCCASTQVTELMTARRSASYHPGIWDEDFIHSLTGDYKGYTCLERVEELKGDVRRTLQEAVELLDQLELVDCIQLLGVGYHFDKEINEILKMILTEPNNAGLIEGDLYATALCFRLLGQHEYEVPQSVFNRFMDDSSSFKASLCDDVKGMLSLYEASYLALEGETALDEAQAFTYRHLKDLKGNIDSNLKSLVEHALEHPLHWRMLRLEASWYIDTYERMEDMNPLLLELAKLDFNIVQTVYQGQIRKMSRWWTDLGLGQKLGFARDRLMECYVWTIGVKFEPQFEQCRDVLTKINQLITTIDDVYNVYGSLEELELFTKAVDRWDTNAMEGLPEYMKICFLALNNTVNEIAYDTLKEQGLNVIPYLQKSDELERGDVPKSIQCYMHENGASEVVAREQMRARISDIWKKMNKDVALSPMPQPFKGAAVNLARMAQCVYQYGDGFGIPDYESKDRILSPMVEPIQLMES, encoded by the exons ATGGCTAATATGCTCCTCTTCCGATGCTCACCTTCTTCACTAGCACCGTTGCAACCCGGTCTCGTGCTACTAAGACCTCCAAGTGGTGCCAAAGCCAGGAGAAATCTACGTTGCTGTGCGAGTACTCAAGTCACAGAGCTGATGACTGCCCGGCGCTCAGCTAGTTACCATCCAGGCATTTGGGATGAAGATTTCATCCACTCGTTAACTGGTGATTATAAG GGCTACACATGCTTGGAACGAGTAGAGGAGCTAAAGGGAGACGTGAGGCGTACTTTGCAAGAAGCGGTTGAGCTGTTGGATCAGCTTGAGCTGGTTGATTGTATCCAACTTCTTGGAGTGGGTTATCATTTTGATAAGGAAATCAATGAAATTCTAAAAATGATCTTGACAGAGCCCAACAACGCGGGTTTGATTGAAGGGGATCTCTATGCTACAGCTTTATGCTTTAGGCTGCTTGGGCAACATGAATATGAAGTCCCACAAA gTGTTTTTAATAGGTTCATGGATGATTCAAGTAGTTTCAAGGCAAGCCTTTGCGATGATGTGAAAGGCATGTTGAGCTTGTATGAAGCTTCGTACCTTGCTTTAGAAGGCGAAACTGCCTTGGATGAGGCCCAGGCTTTCACGTATAGACATCTCAAGGATCTCAAAGGGAATATAGACTCAAACCTTAAAAGCTTAGTAGAGCATGCATTGGAACATCCCTTGCATTGGAGGATGCTAAGATTAGAGGCTAGTTGGTACATTGACACATATGAGAGAATGGAGGATATGAATCCTCTTTTGCTTGAACTGGCTAAGCTGGATTTCAACATTGTTCAAACTGTATACCAGGGACAAATCAGAAAAATGTCTAG GTGGTGGACGGACCTAGGGCTGGGACAGAAGTTAGGTTTTGCTAGAGACCGTCTGATGGAGTGCTACGTATGGACTATTGGAGTGAAGTTTGAACCTCAGTTTGAACAATGCAGGGACGTTCTTACAAAAATCAATCAATTGATAACAACTATTGATGATGTTTATAATGTCTATGGTTCGCTGGAGGAACTGGAACTATTTACAAAGGCCGTTGATAG GTGGGACACTAATGCCATGGAAGGGCTACCAGAATACATGAAGATTTGCTTTTTAGCCCTCAACAACACTGTGAATGAAATTGCTTATGACACACTAAAGGAACAAGGCTTGAATGTCATTCCATACTTACAAAAATCA GATGAGCTCGAGAGAGGAGATGTGCCTAAATCTATACAGTGTTATATGCATGAAAATGGTGCTTCAGAAGTTGTTGCACGGGAACAGATGAGGGCTCGTATTAGTGACATATGGAAGAAGATGAACAAAGACGTCGCACTTTCTCCGATGCCTCAGCCATTTAAAGGTGCTGCTGTAAATCTTGCACGGATGGCCCAATGCGTGTACCAATACGGCGATGGGTTTGGTATTCCAGATTATGAGAGCAAGGATCGTATCTTGTCACCTATGGTGGAACCTATTCAATTAATGGAGAGCTAA
- the LOC131221421 gene encoding uncharacterized protein LOC131221421 yields the protein MKTTFSDAIVVLSSGKAVADVQPQFDELRNCDANIVIMTGLAEMELWSCIQEQSIASQVKHTEIEWLFISLRTTGKGDNRSTHFGIDQVPLTSCSSQHCKFTCGDIPQQHDLLSVSI from the exons ATGAAAACTACTTTCAGCGATGCAATT GTGGTGCTCTCATCAGGAAAGGCTGTTGCAGATGTACAACCACAGTTTGATGAGCTACGAAATTGTGACGCAAATATAGTTATCATGACAGGGCTTGCAGAGATG GAATTATGGAGCTGCATCCAGGAGCAATCAATAGCATCCCAAGTAAAGCACACAGAAATTG AATGGTTATTTATCTCACTGAGGACTACGGGAAAAGGAGACAACAGGAGCACTCATTTTGGTATCGATCAGGTCCCACTGACATCTTGTTCATCTCAACACTGTAAATTTACATGTGGTGATATACCACAACAGCATGATTTGTTGTCTGTAAGTATTTGA
- the LOC131220540 gene encoding respiratory burst oxidase homolog protein E-like translates to MQRENNRRGSTRGEDFSSLLPYVAMASAFTNKLLKSKEQAEEYPFFIMEELNPKNFGYITDMPQQLKVRLLEEVGEHDRERILSGATT, encoded by the exons ATGCAAAGGGAAAATAACAGGAGAGGAAGTACAAGAGgtgaggatttttcttctcttcttccataTGTAGCCATGGCGAGTGCTTTTACGAACAAGCTAttgaagtcgaaagaacaagcagAAGAATACCCCTTTTTTATCATGGAAGAACTCAACCCTAAAAATTTCGGCTACATCACG gacatgcctcaacaattgaaagtgAGGCTTCTAGAGGAAGTGGGAGAGCATGATAGAGAACGGATATTGTCT GGTGCAACAACATAA